A genomic segment from Drosophila miranda strain MSH22 chromosome 3, D.miranda_PacBio2.1, whole genome shotgun sequence encodes:
- the LOC117187724 gene encoding uncharacterized protein LOC117187724: MWKLLWTIGFMASFLQTQRAAAANVLIHRGYFVEMSQMNCVGNPIYFSNINCKILPPLNRTMESSVELLKNLPTLSGALRVSLPNPKKVYTQIFEITFDVCKVIRERKRKMLIDFLVSTLARNSNVVMRCPFPKGNYYSKNISVTDLPPMLTETDFMAHFDIFIPKVAVVMNATLRGHLFDTAKENARKKKYL, translated from the exons ATGTGGAAATTGCTCTGGACCATCGGCTTTATGGCCAGCTTCCTGCAGACTCAGCGTGCAGCAGCGGCCAACGTTTTGATA CACCGGGGCTACTTCGTGGAGATGAGCCAAATGAACTGCGTGGGAAATCCCATATACTTTAGCAATATAAACTGCAAGATTTTGCCGCCTCTGAACAGGACCATGGAAAGTTCTGTCGAACTTCTGAAAAATCTTCCCACTTTAAGTGGTGCCCTCAGGGTATCGCTGCCCAATCCGAAAAAGGTATACACCCAGATATTCGAAATCACCTTCGATGTGTGCAAAGTAATACGAGAACGCAAGCGGAAGATGCTGATTGATTTTTTGGTGAGCACTTTGGCCCGAAACAGTAATGTGGTCATGCGATGTCCCTTTCCAAAG GGTAATTACTACTCGAAGAACATTTCGGTAACCGACCTGCCGCCCATGCTGACCGAGACCGATTTCATGGCCCATTTTGACATCTTCATACCCAAGGTCGCCGTCGTGATGAATGCAACACTCCGGGGTCATCTCTTTGACACTGCCAAGGAGAATGCCAGGAAAAAGAAATATCTATAA
- the LOC108157994 gene encoding odorant receptor 49a, translating to MSEVEKRQNKKMQEKQREYQDFTFLANIMFKTLGYDFLDSARPSWQKALLRCYFFVCIASSSYEALFVALECLQVESVAGSPSKIMRRALHFFYMLSAAVKFVTLIIYRKRLRALILSLKELYPADESLRREYEVNRYYLPRSTRYVLYSYYLIMAVMAIGPLLQSFMMYFLKGHFPFLRTFPTQLCFSSDTPLGYAVAYFMDFTYSQFVVNVSVGADLWMMCVSSQICMHFGYLAKKLAAYLPSREREREDCEFLASLVQKHQLILRLHKEVNQMFGILLASNLFTTASLLCCIGFYTVVEGRNEEGMSYMIIFAVVSAQFYMVSSYGQRLIDLSSSISMAAYSQYWYDGSIRYKKDLLLIMARAQRPVEISAKGIIIISLDTFKILMTITYRFFAAMRQTVGK from the exons ATGTCAGAAGTCGAAAAGCGGCAAAACAAAAAGATGCAGGAGAAGCAACGCGAATACCAGGACTTCACCTTTTTGGCGAACATAATGTTCAAGACATTGGGATACGACTTTCTGGACTCGGCCAGGCCATCGTGGCAGAAGGCTCTCCTCCGCTGCTACTTTTTCGTATGCATTGCCAGCAGCTCTTATGAGGCTTTATTCGTGGCCCTCGAGTGTCTCCAGGTGGAGTCTGTGGCCGGGAGTCCATCCAAAATCATGCGCCGGGCCCTCCACTTTTTCTACATGCTCAGTGCAGCAGTGAAGTTCGTCACCCTAATAATCTACCGTAAACGACTGCGTGCGCTTATCCTAAGTTTGAAGGAATTGTATCCTGCGGACGAGTCGCTTCGGAGGGAGTATGAGGTTAACAGATACTATCTTCCCCGATCGACGCGATATGTGTTGTACTCTTACTACCTCATCATGGCCGTGATGGCAATAGGGCCTCTTCTTCAGTCGTTTATGATGTATTTTCTAAAGGGACATTTTCCCTTTCTACGGACCTTTCCAACGCAGCTCTGCTTCAGCTCGGATACTCCCCTAGGCTATGCGGTAGCCTATTTCATGGACTTCACCTACAGCCAATTCGTCGTCAATGTCAGTGTAGGCGCAGACCTCTGGATGATGTGTGTCTCGAGCCAGATCTGCATGCACTTTGGATATCTGGCCAAGAAGCTGGCCGCATACCTTCCGAGTCGAGAACGAGAAAGAGAGGATTGTGAGTTCTTGGCCAGCCTCGTGCAGAAACATCAGCTGATCCTCAG GTTGCACAAGGAGGTGAATCAGATGTTTGGCATTCTCTTGGCCTCCAATCTTTTTACCACAGCCAGTCTGCTCTGCTGCATTGGCTTCTACACCGTTGTCGAAGGCCGAAATGAGGAGGGAATGTCCTACATGATCATCTTCGCCGTCGTTTCTGCCCAGTTCTATATGGTCAGCTCCTATGGGCAGCGGCTGATCGACTTG AGTTCCAGCATTTCCATGGCTGCCTATTCGCAATATTGGTATGATGGATCCATACGCTATAAGAAAGACCTCCTCCTTATTATGGCTCGCGCCCAGCGTCCCGTGGAGATATCCGCAAAGGGTATTATCATTATATCCCTTGACACCTTTAAGATC TTGATGACCATCACCTATCGATTCTTTGCGGCTATGCGACAAACTGTGGGAAAATGA
- the LOC117188428 gene encoding endocuticle structural glycoprotein SgAbd-3-like, producing the protein MYKFIFIACSAMLLSYVLARPQDQRAAGAGVTTTTTAATIVKQDNVNNADGSFNSSYETSNGIRVENIGYLKKIIIPKTETSDGQVIDEHEELVLVQTGSYSYSDPEGNIITLRYVADENGFQPEGDHLPVAPQ; encoded by the exons ATGTACAAGTTCATCTTCATCGCCTGCTCTGCTATGCTGCTCAGCTATGTCCTGGCCCGGCCACAGGACCAGCGTGCCGCTGGAGCAGGCGTCACCACCACGACAACAGCGGCCACCATTGTGAAGCAGGACAATGTGAACAATGCCGACGGCAGCTTCAACAGCAG CTACGAGACGTCCAATGGAATACGCGTGGAGAACATTGGCTACCTCAAGAAGATCATCATCCCCAAGACGGAGACATCCGATGGCCAGGTGATCGACGAGCACGAGGAACTGGTCCTCGTCCAGACAGGCTCGTACAGCTACAGCGACCCGGAAGGCAACATCATCACCCTGCGCTATGTGGCCGACGAGAACGGATTCCAGCCCGAGGGCGATCATCTTCCTGTGGCCCCGCAATAA
- the LOC108158440 gene encoding uncharacterized protein LOC108158440 has protein sequence MAKFHWLFLIVFLPYHGKAAKISPSKSRLSLQWKTFNCASNPLHVSRHKCIILDNDKSLITVEVDYLQAISQLNATFKLFLPRQPFKEYHKIIDLNVDVCQFSKGLYGHKFIGVIVKSLGKKASSQLKCPRPKGLYSYPNISIADNLPGFLPTTDFKVEISFLSPDSMLNTSLSGMLYDPAKTSGK, from the exons ATGGCTAAATTTCACTGGCTGTTCTTGATCGTTTTTCTGCCCTACCATGGGAAAGCAGCAAAG ATTTCGCCTTCTAAGAGTCGCCTGAGTCTGCAATGGAAAACCTTCAATTGCGCATCGAACCCACTCCATGTGAGCCGGCACAAATGTATCATCCTGGATAACGATAAGTCTCTGATTACCGTCGAAGTTGACTATCTTcaggctatatctcagctcAATGCCACGttcaaattgtttttgcctcGACAACCCTTCAAGGAATACCACAAAATTATCGATCTGAATGTCGACGTCTGTCAGTTCTCCAAAGGCCTGTATGGCCACAAGTTTATTGGGGTGATCGTGAAGTCGCTTGGCAAGAAGGCGAGCTCCCAGCTGAAGTGTCCCCGTCCAAAG GGTCTCTACTCATATCCCAACATAAGCATTGCCGATAATTTGCCAGGCTTTTTGCCAACAACCGATTTTAAAGTCGAAATCAGTTTTCTATCACCTGACTCTATGTTAAATACGAGTCTCAGTGGAATGTTATACGATCCAGCCAAAACAAGTGGCAAATAA
- the LOC117188310 gene encoding endocuticle structural glycoprotein ABD-4-like has protein sequence MKNFVLCLVATALMCLVEAAPQRAEEPIAIISQESNIEPDGSYNYAYETANGIKAEETGTLKKATSPDSSDVIIARGSVSYTSPEGNLITLNYSADDENGFQPQGDHLPTPPPIPPAIQKALDYLLSLPPAKRR, from the exons ATGAAAAAT TTCGTTTTGTGCCTGGTCGCCACGGCGCTGATGTGCCTGGTTGAGGCGGCACCGCAGCGGGCCGAGGAGCCCATTGCGATCATCAGCCAGGAGTCCAACATCGAACCAGATGGTTCCTACAATTATGC CTATGAGACGGCCAACGGAATCAAGGCCGAAGAAACTGGCACCCTGAAGAAGGCTACCTCCCCGGACAGCAGCGACGTAATCATCGCCAGGGGCTCTGTCTCCTACACCTCGCCGGAAGGAAATCTGATTACCCTGAACTACTCGGCCGATGATGAGAACGGTTTCCAGCCACAGGGCGACCATTTGCCGACTCCGCCACCAATCCCGCCAGCGATCCAGAAGGCCCTCGACTATCTGCTGAGTCTGCCGCCAGCCAAGCGCCGTTAA
- the LOC108160972 gene encoding endocuticle structural glycoprotein SgAbd-3: MRTLLLLVVFVVAAWASDTSDLISQESNVEYNGKYHYHYELADGSKATQDGLLKTVNAEHDGEAVHGKYSFVSDDGNTYVVSYTADENGYHAVGDHLPTPPPTPLSVLKTLEYLKLHPYNPPEKQH; encoded by the exons ATGAGGACTCTACTGCTGCTTGTCGTGTTCGTGGTAGCTGCTTGGGCCTCGGACACGAGTGACCTGATCTCCCAAGAATCCAATGTGGAGTACAACGGAAAATATCACTATCA CTACGAACTCGCCGATGGCTCCAAGGCCACACAGGACGGACTCCTAAAGACGGTGAATGCCGAGCACGATGGCGAAGCGGTCCATGGCAAATACTCGTTTGTGTCCGACGATGGCAACACCTATGTGGTGTCCTACACCGCCGACGAGAATGGATATCATGCGGTGGGCGATCACCTGCCCACACCGCCGCCCACGCCCCTGTCTGTTCTAAAGACTCTGGAGTACCTCAAGCTGCATCCCTACAACCCCCCAGAGAAGCAGCACTGA